From the genome of Acidaminococcus sp.:
CTTTTCCGCAAACAACTCCTCTCACACTGTACCCTCATTATACGTTTTTGTAAATTTTAGGTCAATAAATTTTCACAGTTTCCTTAAATTATAGAAAAATGGCATTTAATTATTGCTCAAGAATTCCCTATTCATCTTGCTTTGATACATTTGTTAAAAAAGGCATAAAAAAAAAGCCCTTGAGAACAAGGGCAAATGAGGGGTAAATTTAACTTACAGCGTAAGTATAGCACGATTGTATACAATGTGCAAGTGAATTTTCAGTTTTTTCTCAGATTTCATATTATTTGATACATTTCTATAAAAAGTTAATAAAACGTTTCGGACGGCTCGAAACGTTTTATTATTGATATTCTGATTTATTCACTTATAATCATCCAATCCTCCAGATGACTGCAGGGCATTTTCTATTTCTGCGATGTTCTCCCCGAAACGACATATCCGGACGGAACAGCCGTCAGCCACTGCCGCTCTTTTTCACCTTCCCGGAATAGATGGCTGTCAAACCACATACTGAAAAAACGCTCTGCCGAAGCAATATTATAGCCGTCCTGACAATGGTCGCTGGTATCATACGGATCGGCTAAGATGAGAACATCGTTAGCTGATAACGTGTCCCCCATCGTATCAAATCCGATAATGACACGCCAGTGGCCGTCCCAGTCAATATTCTCGATCATAGTAGGAATACCGGCCTGCAGATTATCCAGGACAAACTTTTTGAAAGCACTGTAATCTTTTGGTGAACCATCCGAGAGAGCGCTGCGGACTTTCCAGCCTTGCTTTTCGAAATACCGTACCATACCGCGGGTATTCGTCCCGACATCAGCCATGCCGGCGGGGTGCGTATCCATGATCTTGGCAATAGTCATTTCCGAGTCCGGTGATTTTCCGAGAAAATGCGTCATCACCGTATAAGCAGCCGCCGGTCCGCAGGTATACTCCGTTTCCTGCTGATGGGTCTTATAGTGTGAAATCACCGTCAGTGATCCCTGGGATTTCAGATTATAGACATCCACAGCCTTGAAATAGGGAGAATCTTTGATATCTGCCGCATGATTGACAGAAGCGGCTCCGCCGCCCGCTTTTTTGAGCAGTGCCTCGATTTCTTCCGGCGTTTTTCCCGAAACCGATTGGCTGGCTGCCCCTGCGCAGCCGCTTACTCCACAGGTCAGCGTCAAAGCCGTTATTCCAACAACAAACCAGCGGCATAAATTTAATTTCATAGTACACCTCCTTTGATAGCATAAAGTATACAATAAAAGTAGAGAATAAAACAACAAAAGGCGCTTTTGGCTTTTGGCATATGGCATTTAGCCTCGTCTGCAGCAGTGTGTTAAAGCTTTTGATTCAAATAAAATAATAAAAACCTGAAATTTAGCAGATAACCCAAATTTTAGGTTTTATTTTAATAAGTTCGTAGAAAAATGCCCTGGCAATTTTTCTTCCACGGGCGACCCGCGGCCAGCGACCAGCGACCAGCGTAAAAAGGGCTGTGAAATAATGCACACGCATTGTTTCACAGCCCCTTGTTACATTACTTTACTGTGCTTTTAACGGCGTCAGCCATTTTCTTTACATATTCTTTGACGGGTTCAACGGCGTTGCGGCCTTCCTTAGCGATAATCTTTACGATAGCGCTGCCGACGATGGCGCCGTCACTGAGAGCCGCCATTTCAGCAGCCTGCTGCGGCTCGGCAATACCAAAGCCGACGGCTATAGGACGATCTGTCACTTCGCGGATCTTTTCCACGATTTCTCCGAGGTTCGTCGTGATCTTTTCACGCACACCGGTGACACCCATGGAGGATACCAGGTAAATATAGCCCTGCGCCTCTTTGGCAATCATCTGTACCCGGTCGTGAGACGTCGGAGCAATCAGGGAAATCAGTTCGATACCGTACTTGGCTGCATCTTCTTTAAGAGTGTCTTTTTCTTCAAAAGGCATGTCCGGAACAATGACACCATCAATCATGGTCTCCTTGCAGTTCTTAAAGAATTTATCCCGGCCATAGGTAAAAATCGGGTTGACATACGTCAGGAATACCAGCGGCACCTGAGTATGGGCACGGACTTTTTTCAGCATCTCAAACAGTTTATCAA
Proteins encoded in this window:
- a CDS encoding C39 family peptidase, producing the protein MKLNLCRWFVVGITALTLTCGVSGCAGAASQSVSGKTPEEIEALLKKAGGGAASVNHAADIKDSPYFKAVDVYNLKSQGSLTVISHYKTHQQETEYTCGPAAAYTVMTHFLGKSPDSEMTIAKIMDTHPAGMADVGTNTRGMVRYFEKQGWKVRSALSDGSPKDYSAFKKFVLDNLQAGIPTMIENIDWDGHWRVIIGFDTMGDTLSANDVLILADPYDTSDHCQDGYNIASAERFFSMWFDSHLFREGEKERQWLTAVPSGYVVSGRTSQK
- the trpA gene encoding tryptophan synthase subunit alpha, translating into MTRITDTFKKNKKVFIPFVTAGDPDLETTEKLIYAMEEAGAGIIELGIPFSDPVAEGPVIQEADNRALKAGFKIDKLFEMLKKVRAHTQVPLVFLTYVNPIFTYGRDKFFKNCKETMIDGVIVPDMPFEEKDTLKEDAAKYGIELISLIAPTSHDRVQMIAKEAQGYIYLVSSMGVTGVREKITTNLGEIVEKIREVTDRPIAVGFGIAEPQQAAEMAALSDGAIVGSAIVKIIAKEGRNAVEPVKEYVKKMADAVKSTVK